One stretch of Planococcus sp. PAMC 21323 DNA includes these proteins:
- a CDS encoding S8 family peptidase codes for MKKSAKFITAAMLTATMLIPAMGVSANGDSVEKANGNEKFRVLVDSANQKELKNAKNQYGVHWDFENEGFTTNMNKKQFEALQKNKNITVEKVPEYSIDETSAEPLAQYSTMAASQSTPWGIKAIYNNSNLTQTSGGAGINIAVLDTGVNVNHADLANNVEQCKDFTLTSSITNGTCTDRQGHGTHVAGSALANGNGGLYGVAPQSDLWAYKVLGDDGSGSSDDIATAIRHVADQASALNTKVVINMSLGSSTESSLITSAVDYAYNKGVLVIAAAGNSGPYQGSIGFPGALKNAVAVAALENVIQNGTYRVADFSSRGYSFYDGDYSIGKYDVEISAPGAAVYSAWYTGGYATLSGTSMASPHAAGLAAKVWAANPNATNVQVRADLQNRAKSYDILSGYGAGYGDDYASGFGFSRVQ; via the coding sequence ATGAAAAAATCGGCAAAATTCATTACAGCGGCAATGTTGACAGCTACTATGCTTATACCGGCAATGGGCGTCAGCGCAAACGGGGATTCCGTTGAAAAAGCGAATGGCAATGAGAAGTTTCGTGTATTGGTTGACTCAGCAAATCAAAAAGAATTGAAAAATGCTAAAAACCAATATGGTGTTCATTGGGATTTTGAAAACGAAGGGTTCACCACCAATATGAATAAAAAGCAATTTGAAGCACTACAGAAAAATAAAAATATAACGGTTGAAAAAGTTCCGGAATATAGCATCGATGAAACTTCGGCAGAACCACTAGCTCAATACTCAACTATGGCAGCTTCTCAATCTACGCCATGGGGGATCAAAGCCATCTATAATAATTCAAATCTTACACAAACATCTGGTGGAGCGGGTATTAACATTGCTGTACTTGATACAGGAGTTAATGTAAATCATGCAGATTTAGCAAATAACGTTGAACAATGTAAAGACTTTACATTAACTAGTAGTATCACGAATGGTACATGTACCGATCGTCAAGGTCACGGTACGCATGTTGCAGGATCTGCACTAGCGAATGGTAACGGCGGTTTATACGGCGTAGCGCCACAGTCAGACTTGTGGGCTTATAAAGTATTAGGAGACGACGGCTCTGGGTCTTCTGATGATATTGCAACAGCTATCCGTCACGTTGCAGATCAAGCAAGTGCATTAAATACAAAAGTAGTCATCAATATGTCGCTAGGATCTTCTACAGAAAGTAGCTTGATCACCAGTGCGGTTGACTACGCGTATAACAAGGGCGTATTAGTAATTGCAGCAGCAGGTAACTCAGGTCCTTATCAAGGTTCTATTGGTTTCCCAGGAGCTTTAAAAAATGCAGTGGCAGTCGCAGCACTTGAAAATGTTATTCAAAATGGCACATATCGCGTAGCTGATTTTTCTTCACGCGGTTATAGCTTTTATGATGGGGATTATTCTATTGGTAAATACGATGTTGAAATTTCAGCGCCAGGTGCAGCCGTTTACTCTGCATGGTATACAGGGGGGTATGCGACACTAAGTGGAACATCAATGGCTTCACCGCATGCAGCAGGTCTCGCAGCTAAAGTTTGGGCAGCAAATCCAAATGCAACAAACGTACAAGTAAGAGCTGATTTACAGAATCGTGCAAAGTCATACGATATTCTTTCAGGTTATGGAGCAGGATATGGTGATGATTATGCATCAGGTTTCGGTTTTTCACGTGTTCAATAA
- a CDS encoding glycoside hydrolase family 13 protein, with protein sequence MNLKETWWKEAVVYQIYPRSFNDSNDDGIGDLNGITEKLDYLNELGITIVWVCPMYKSPNVDNGYDVSDYQEIMEEMGSMVDFDRLLEELHIRGMRLIIDLVLNHTSDQHPWFLESKSSKDNPKRDWYVWRDEQTNWESIFGGPAWTFDPKTEQYYLHIYTKNQVDLNWENEDMRESIYKMIRWWIAKGVDGFRVDAINHLKKDYRNMPNPQNLPYVPAWEKFTEVDGLQDMLTELRDKAFKDNNIVTIGEANSVKSYNMEKWISEHDGKFNMIFHLEAHKPVDRNGVDNDLDVEGLKEVLNRWQQATHGIAWNSLYIENHDRPRTVSIWGNDQKYWYESATALGCMYFFMQGTPFIYQGQEIGMTNAPFDDIDMYHDIETKNIYRYKQNEGVPHEEVMHVIKKISRDHARTPMQWSNQDFAGFSKATPWLGVNPNYQWLNVEAQKEDPNSIWSFYKKMIHLRQNWKVLVYGTTELADSGCPYVYAYVREDQYTKMLVASNLSEKACAWNSPYDAELLLSNYEERAKGILQPYEACVYFLKKEIY encoded by the coding sequence ATAAATTTGAAGGAAACCTGGTGGAAAGAAGCAGTAGTTTATCAAATTTACCCGAGAAGTTTTAATGATTCAAACGATGATGGCATTGGCGACTTAAATGGCATAACGGAGAAACTAGATTATTTGAATGAACTAGGCATTACCATCGTATGGGTTTGTCCAATGTATAAATCGCCAAATGTCGACAATGGTTACGATGTCAGTGATTACCAAGAAATAATGGAAGAAATGGGATCGATGGTAGACTTCGATAGACTTTTAGAAGAGCTACATATAAGAGGCATGAGACTCATTATTGATCTCGTTTTAAATCACACGAGTGATCAACATCCGTGGTTTTTAGAATCCAAGTCTTCTAAAGACAACCCAAAGCGTGACTGGTATGTTTGGCGTGATGAACAAACGAATTGGGAAAGTATTTTCGGTGGACCGGCATGGACATTTGATCCAAAAACCGAACAATATTATTTGCATATCTACACCAAAAACCAAGTCGATTTAAATTGGGAAAACGAAGACATGCGAGAATCGATCTATAAAATGATTCGGTGGTGGATAGCTAAAGGAGTTGACGGTTTCCGAGTAGATGCCATCAATCACTTAAAAAAAGATTATCGCAATATGCCAAATCCGCAAAATTTACCTTATGTACCTGCGTGGGAAAAGTTTACAGAAGTAGATGGTCTACAGGACATGCTAACAGAGTTAAGGGATAAAGCATTTAAAGATAATAATATTGTCACAATCGGTGAAGCCAATAGTGTGAAATCATACAATATGGAAAAGTGGATTAGTGAACATGATGGTAAATTTAATATGATATTCCATTTAGAAGCACATAAGCCTGTAGATAGGAACGGAGTAGACAATGATTTGGATGTCGAGGGGTTAAAAGAAGTTCTAAATCGCTGGCAACAAGCGACGCACGGCATTGCATGGAATTCTCTTTATATTGAAAACCATGACCGGCCAAGGACAGTATCCATTTGGGGGAATGACCAAAAATATTGGTATGAAAGTGCCACGGCATTAGGGTGTATGTATTTCTTTATGCAAGGTACTCCGTTTATTTATCAAGGCCAAGAAATCGGAATGACCAATGCTCCTTTTGACGACATTGACATGTACCACGATATCGAAACAAAAAACATTTATCGCTATAAGCAAAATGAAGGTGTACCGCACGAAGAAGTTATGCATGTGATCAAAAAAATAAGCCGTGACCATGCTCGTACACCCATGCAATGGAGCAACCAGGACTTCGCCGGATTTTCTAAAGCTACACCATGGCTTGGAGTAAATCCAAACTATCAATGGCTAAATGTGGAGGCTCAGAAAGAAGATCCGAACTCTATTTGGTCGTTTTATAAAAAGATGATTCACTTGCGCCAAAACTGGAAAGTGCTAGTTTATGGTACTACCGAACTGGCAGACTCAGGGTGCCCTTATGTATATGCCTATGTGCGTGAAGATCAATATACAAAAATGCTCGTTGCTTCGAATTTAAGTGAAAAAGCGTGTGCCTGGAATAGCCCGTATGATGCCGAACTTTTGTTAAGTAATTACGAAGAGCGAGCGAAAGGCATATTGCAACCGTATGAAGCTTGCGTATATTTCTTGAAAAAAGAGATTTACTAA
- a CDS encoding penicillin-binding transpeptidase domain-containing protein codes for MGKKITIILAMAFLILLAGCQPSPTPEDRLKAYIEHWNNEEFTEMYSAYLNKGTKGAYATEDFVERQQKYYEDLAIKNVEVSYTKPSEETEWDPEKPADFPVQIKMDTLAGPVAFEKTMTLLFESQDETEDWFVEWDPSYIFEQLEKDDEVRVSTTTAERGEIFDRNQKPIAINGTGYNIGVVPESFTDETNKEELAEVLGITVEFIDEKMNQSWVQEDQFVPISKAAKNDKELLDKVKTIPGATYQETAMREYPYEEALGHLSGYIGPITAEKLEELKDQGYKSTDFIGRRGLELTLEERLHGKNGIKLFIQKQGDNGEQITITETPAENGETVVLTIDAELQKSAYEAMQGEAGTSAAVDPETGETLVLVSSPAYNPNEYMLGISGDRFKELNEDPLNPLFNRFGAAYAPGSTIKPITAAIGLEADTLNPTEGLQIDGATWQKDSSWGDYRVSRLHPEAPNPIDLNKALVYSDNIYFAQQALKMGNETFVSGLKNFGFGEDIPFALALQSSQISNEGTIGSEGQLADSSFGQGQMLTNILHLATMYEPFLTDGTMYKPLLFIDEEKSQVWKDGLLSAENAKVLRDGMRNVVVDGYAQSANSKTVKIAGKTGTAELKGKIGEEGQENGFFVAYDSESPDFILAMMIESIEDNGGSDYVAGFAAKVFEEYKAR; via the coding sequence GTGGGTAAAAAAATAACAATTATTCTAGCAATGGCTTTCCTGATCTTATTGGCAGGCTGTCAACCAAGTCCAACGCCTGAAGATCGGCTTAAAGCATACATAGAACATTGGAACAATGAAGAATTCACGGAAATGTATAGCGCTTATTTAAATAAAGGAACGAAAGGTGCATATGCAACAGAGGATTTTGTCGAACGGCAACAAAAGTATTACGAAGACTTAGCGATTAAAAACGTTGAAGTGAGTTATACAAAGCCGTCTGAAGAAACAGAGTGGGATCCTGAAAAGCCAGCCGATTTCCCTGTTCAAATTAAAATGGATACACTTGCAGGACCAGTTGCGTTTGAGAAAACGATGACTTTGTTGTTTGAATCACAAGATGAAACGGAAGACTGGTTTGTTGAATGGGATCCTTCATATATATTTGAACAATTAGAAAAAGACGATGAAGTTAGAGTTTCGACAACAACTGCAGAACGTGGGGAAATTTTTGATCGAAACCAAAAACCTATAGCTATAAACGGTACAGGTTACAACATTGGTGTAGTTCCTGAAAGTTTTACTGATGAGACTAATAAAGAAGAACTGGCAGAAGTTCTCGGAATTACTGTTGAATTTATTGACGAAAAAATGAACCAAAGCTGGGTTCAAGAGGATCAATTTGTTCCAATTTCCAAAGCTGCTAAAAATGATAAGGAATTGCTAGATAAAGTAAAAACTATACCTGGTGCAACTTATCAAGAAACGGCTATGCGCGAATATCCTTACGAAGAAGCTCTTGGTCATTTGAGCGGTTATATTGGCCCGATTACTGCTGAGAAGTTAGAAGAACTTAAAGACCAAGGATATAAGTCGACGGATTTTATCGGACGAAGAGGACTTGAGTTAACGTTAGAAGAACGTCTACATGGCAAGAATGGCATAAAGCTATTTATCCAAAAGCAAGGTGACAATGGAGAACAAATAACAATTACTGAAACGCCTGCTGAAAATGGAGAAACTGTTGTTTTAACAATCGATGCAGAATTGCAAAAATCTGCGTATGAAGCGATGCAAGGCGAAGCAGGAACAAGTGCTGCAGTTGATCCAGAAACAGGGGAAACGTTAGTTTTAGTTAGTTCGCCAGCCTATAATCCAAACGAATACATGTTGGGAATTAGCGGAGATCGCTTTAAAGAATTAAACGAAGATCCATTAAATCCGCTATTTAATCGTTTCGGTGCAGCTTATGCTCCAGGTTCAACAATTAAGCCCATAACTGCAGCAATTGGATTAGAAGCGGACACATTGAATCCAACAGAAGGCCTCCAAATTGACGGGGCTACATGGCAAAAAGATAGTTCTTGGGGAGATTATCGTGTTAGTCGTTTACACCCCGAAGCGCCAAACCCAATCGATTTGAATAAAGCATTGGTTTATTCGGACAATATATATTTTGCACAACAAGCGCTCAAAATGGGGAATGAGACATTTGTTTCGGGATTGAAAAACTTTGGATTTGGAGAAGACATTCCATTTGCATTAGCACTGCAATCATCTCAAATTTCCAATGAAGGAACAATCGGCTCAGAAGGGCAATTGGCCGACTCTTCATTTGGTCAAGGACAGATGCTAACAAATATTCTGCATCTGGCTACGATGTATGAGCCGTTCTTAACAGATGGCACGATGTACAAGCCATTATTGTTTATCGATGAAGAAAAAAGCCAAGTTTGGAAAGACGGATTACTAAGTGCAGAAAATGCCAAAGTTCTCCGTGACGGAATGCGTAATGTCGTTGTAGATGGTTATGCACAATCCGCTAACAGTAAAACAGTAAAAATTGCAGGGAAAACAGGTACAGCTGAACTAAAAGGGAAAATAGGTGAAGAAGGACAAGAAAATGGTTTCTTTGTAGCCTATGACTCAGAAAGTCCAGATTTTATTCTAGCAATGATGATCGAGTCGATTGAAGATAATGGCGGCAGTGATTACGTCGCTGGATTTGCAGCAAAAGTGTTTGAAGAATATAAAGCTAGATAA
- a CDS encoding glucose-6-phosphate isomerase, with the protein MIEITYSQSIGSVLTLEKRTQLKQIHENLYNKQGKGSDFLGWLDWPSTLDQLFVEKVEKTATQIREKADVLVVIGIGGSYLGAKAVLSSLDPYFKKESGLEVVFAGHQVSGEYLKQLLAHLEGKRVMVNVISKSGKTTEPALAFRFLKDYMEKRYGQEATERIIVTTDAEKGALLTLAEENGYERFVVPADVGGRYSVFTAVGLVPIAAAGYSIKDLLAGALDAEKLYNNTNFDENVAVQYAAIRHQLYVEGFTTEVMATFEPKLSFVQEWWKQLFGESEGKEGKGIFPASVSFTTDLHSMGQYIQDGKRNLFETFLLVQEANEDLTVFEAENDGDELNYLAGLSLQEFNHVAHKGTSSAHLDGGVPQLSLTIPKLGEFQLGHLLYFYMISCAYSAYLLDINPFDQPGVEDYKNNVFKLLNKPGF; encoded by the coding sequence ATGATTGAAATTACATATTCACAATCAATCGGTTCCGTTTTAACACTTGAAAAAAGAACACAATTAAAACAAATTCACGAAAACCTTTACAACAAACAAGGAAAAGGCTCAGACTTTCTTGGATGGTTGGATTGGCCAAGTACGCTTGATCAATTATTTGTCGAAAAAGTTGAAAAAACTGCAACTCAAATTCGCGAAAAAGCAGATGTCTTGGTTGTTATTGGAATTGGCGGATCTTATTTAGGCGCTAAAGCTGTTTTGTCATCACTTGATCCTTACTTTAAAAAAGAATCTGGGTTAGAAGTCGTTTTCGCTGGTCACCAAGTTAGTGGCGAATATTTAAAACAATTGCTTGCCCATCTAGAAGGCAAACGTGTAATGGTAAACGTTATTTCAAAATCAGGCAAAACGACTGAACCTGCTCTCGCTTTCCGTTTCTTAAAAGACTATATGGAAAAACGCTATGGTCAAGAAGCGACAGAACGAATTATCGTCACAACAGATGCTGAAAAAGGTGCCTTACTGACATTAGCTGAAGAAAATGGTTATGAGCGTTTTGTTGTTCCCGCAGACGTTGGTGGACGCTACTCGGTATTCACAGCAGTTGGACTGGTGCCGATTGCAGCAGCAGGCTATTCGATAAAAGATTTGCTTGCTGGTGCTCTAGATGCTGAAAAGCTTTATAATAATACGAACTTTGATGAAAACGTGGCTGTTCAATACGCTGCTATACGCCATCAACTATATGTTGAAGGTTTCACAACTGAAGTAATGGCGACATTCGAACCAAAGCTATCATTTGTTCAAGAATGGTGGAAGCAATTGTTCGGCGAAAGTGAAGGTAAAGAAGGTAAAGGTATTTTCCCTGCATCTGTTTCTTTCACAACCGATTTGCATTCGATGGGACAGTATATTCAAGATGGCAAACGCAATTTGTTTGAAACTTTCCTTTTAGTCCAAGAAGCAAACGAAGACTTAACCGTTTTCGAAGCTGAAAATGATGGCGATGAACTAAACTATCTGGCTGGACTTTCTTTACAAGAATTCAACCATGTCGCTCATAAAGGAACTTCAAGTGCGCACTTGGATGGTGGCGTTCCTCAACTAAGTTTGACAATTCCAAAACTTGGTGAATTCCAATTGGGTCACTTATTGTATTTCTACATGATTTCATGTGCGTATAGTGCTTATCTGCTGGACATCAACCCATTTGACCAACCAGGGGTTGAAGATTATAAAAACAATGTCTTCAAATTGTTAAACAAACCTGGATTTTAA
- a CDS encoding biotin transporter BioY, whose protein sequence is MTTTTVRSTNHSRTLQLVHIALFAALMAIGANIASYLIIGGVPITLQTFFAILAGILLGSRKGAISMIVYALIGLAGVPVFAKFSGGMDTIISPTFGFILSFILVAYVVGLIVEKLPSKKGFVIAALIGMAVNYLFGTNWMYAAYKLWFAAPEGFTYKMAWAWMAVPLPKDLILAVLAGLFGFRLKPIIQKYL, encoded by the coding sequence ATGACCACGACTACCGTTAGATCCACAAATCATTCTCGCACCTTGCAATTAGTACATATTGCCTTGTTTGCCGCTTTAATGGCAATTGGTGCAAACATTGCTTCGTATTTAATAATTGGTGGTGTACCGATCACACTTCAAACGTTCTTTGCTATTTTAGCAGGCATCCTTCTCGGCAGTCGCAAAGGTGCCATTTCCATGATTGTCTATGCATTAATTGGACTTGCTGGCGTTCCTGTTTTCGCAAAATTTTCTGGTGGTATGGATACAATAATTAGTCCGACTTTCGGATTTATCTTATCCTTTATTCTAGTCGCTTATGTAGTTGGACTAATTGTAGAAAAATTGCCTTCTAAAAAAGGATTTGTTATTGCAGCATTAATCGGAATGGCCGTCAATTACCTGTTTGGTACCAACTGGATGTATGCAGCCTACAAATTGTGGTTTGCTGCACCTGAAGGCTTTACGTACAAAATGGCTTGGGCGTGGATGGCTGTACCACTTCCAAAAGATTTGATCCTAGCCGTACTTGCTGGATTGTTCGGTTTCCGTTTAAAACCTATTATTCAAAAATATCTCTAA